The following nucleotide sequence is from Streptomyces xiamenensis.
CTTCGGGCGGCTGGACCGGCCCGGCACCGTACAGCGCGTCCTGCGCGGCAGCCTGACGGGCGAGGTCAGCCCCGCGCCGCAGGACGCCCCCGAGAGCGAGGTCCTGACCTTCGTGGCCTGCGGCGCCCCGGCGCACAGGTCGGCGATCCGGGTGGTGGACGACGCGGGCCGGGTCCTGCCGGAGCGGTGGATCGGCCGGCTCCAGGTCTCCTCGCCACGGGTCATCCCCGGCTACGCCAACGCCCCGGAGGCGGACGCCATCGCCTTCCCGGACGGCTCACGCTGGCTGGAGACCGGAGACCTGGCCTATCTGGCGGACGGACAGCTGGTGATGACCGGTCGCCGCAAGGACGTGATCATCCTCAACGGGCTGAACGTGCTCTCCCAGGAGGTAGAGGAGGCCGCCGCCTCCGCCGACGGGGTACGCACCGGCGATGTCGCGGCCTGCGGAGTGCCGGGGGAGGGCGACAAGGGGGAGAGCCTGGCGGTGTTCTTCGTCGGCGGTTCCGGCCCGGCCGCGGACGCCACGACCGCCCAGAAGATCAGGGCCGCCCTGTTCGGGCGGCTGCGGCTGACGGCGGACCGGGTGATCCCGGTGCCGGCCGCCGGCTTCCCGCGCACCCCGGCCGGCAAGATCCGGCGGGCGGAACTGCTGGAACGCCTGCTGGCCGGGGCCTTCGACGGCCCGGAGATACCCACCGGGGCCCCCGACGGCGGCCCCGGGACATCCACGCGCCCCGCCCACCAGGGCCCCGACGTGCGCACCGTGGTCGCCGACGAGGTCGCGGCCGTCCTGGGGCGGCCGGTCACGGGCGCGCAGGACACCCCGTTCTACGAACTCGGCCTGGACTCCATCCGCATGGTGCGCCTGCGCGCCCGGCTGGAGGAGGTACTGGGACGGCCCGTGCCGCAGACCGCCCTGTTCGAACACCCCACGGTGACGGCGCTGGGCGCCCGGCTGGCCGAGGACTCCGGCCCGGTGCCGGCCCCCAGCGCCCCCGAAGCTGAGCGCACCGAGGCCCCCGACCGGCGGATCGCCGTCATCGGCATGGCCGCCCGCTTCCCCGGGGCCGCCGACACCGACGCCTACTGGCGCAACCTCTACGAGGGTGTCGACAGCGTCCACACCTTCGCCGGGCGGGACGGTGACCGCATCCCCGTCATCGGCGCGCTCGACGGCATCGACGACTTCGACGCCGAATCCTTCGGCATCGCCCCGCGCGAGGCCGGCGCCACCCACCCAGCCCACCGGCTGTTTCTGGAGGTCTGCCGCCGGGCGCTGGAACACAGCGGCCACGCCGGGGACGAGGGCGACCAGCGGATCGGGGTGTTCGCCGGCAGCGGGATGCAGCTGTACGGCCACCAGGAGGGCGGCCCCGGGAGCGGTGCCGCCGCCGGTGACCCGGTGGAGGCGATGCAGTGGGCGATGGGCACCCAGCCCGACTTCCTCGCCACCCGCGTCGCCTACCGGCTCGGGCTCACCGGACCGGCCATCGGCGTCCAGACCGCCTGCTCCTCCTCCCTGGTCGCCGTGCACCTCGCCGCGCAGTCGCTGCTCAGCGGCGATGCGGACATGGCACTGGCGGGAGCCGCCGCCGTCCACACCGCACAGGACACCGGCTACCGCTCGCACCCCGGATCGATCCTGTCGCCCAGTGGCCGCTGCCGCCCCTTCGACGCCGCGGCGGACGGCACGGTGGGCGGCAACGGCGTCGCCGCCGTGGTGCTCAAGCGCCTGGACCGGGCGCTGGCCGACGGCGACACCGTGCACGCCGTGATCCTCGGCTCGGCCGTCAACAACGACGGCTCGGGCAAGGTCGGATTCAGCGCCCCCGGAGTGGCGGGCCAGGTGGCGGTGGTCCGCGACGCCCTGCGGGCGGCCGGCATCACCGGCGACACCGTCTCCTACGTCGAGGCCCACGGCACCGGTACGGCGCTGGGCGACCCGGTCGAGTTCGAGGCCCTCTCCCGCGCCCTGGGCGAGGGGACGGACCGCACCGGCTTCTGCGCCGTCGGCTCGGTGAAGTCGAGCATCGGCCATCTCGACACCTGCGCCGGCCTGGCGGGGCTGATCAAGACCGTCCTGATGCTGCGCCACCGCACCCTGCTGCCGACACTGCACCTGCGCACCCCGCACCCCGCGCTGCCGCTGACGGACGGCCCGCTCACCCTGCCCACCGCACGCGGGGCCTGGCAGCCCCGGCCCGGCATCCCGCGCCGTGCCGGCGTGAGCGCGCTGGGCGTGGGCGGCACCAACGCCCACGTGATCCTGGAGGAGGCGCCGCCGGTGCCGGCGCGCGAGGAAGCGGCGGCACGCCCCGTTCTGCTGCCCCTGTCCGCACGGGACACCGCCGCCCTGTCCGAACTCGCCACGGAACTCGCCGCCCACCTGCGGCAGCACCCCGGTCTCGACCCGGCGGACGTGTCCACGACCCTGACCCTGGGCCGGACGCACCACACCGGCGCCCGCGCGGCCGTCATCGGCGAGAGCGTCGAGGAACTCATCGCCGCCCTGGAGAGCCTGGAGCCGGGCCACTCGCCCGCACCCGCGCCCGGCCGGCTGGCCTTCGCCTTCTCCGGCCAGGGCGCACCGGAGGGCACCCTGGAGGCCCTGGCGGCCTACTTGTCCGTGACCGAGGACGCACCGCAACCCCTCCTGTTCGCCGCGCAGACGGCCCTGGTGGAACGGTGGGCGTCGCTCGGCGTGCGACCGGACGTGGTGCTCGCCCACAGCCTCGGCGAGTACGCGGCCCTGTGCGCGGCCGGCGGGCTGAGCGCGGCCGACGCGCTGTACCTGACGACGGAACGCGGCAGCCTGATGCGCCGGCTGGCCCCGCCCGGAGGGGCGGTGGCACTGCGCGCCGACCTGGCCACCGCCGAACGGATCGCCCAAGCGGGCGGCGTGGAGGTGGCGGCCGTCAACGGCCCGCGCTCCCTCGTGCTGTCCGGGGCGGAGCCGGCGATCGCGAGGACACGCGAACTGCTGGACGCCGAGGGCATCCGCTGGCAGGCCCTCCCGGTGGACCGGGCGTTCCACTCGGCGACGCTGGACGCGGCACTGGACGCGTTCCGCGAGCGGGCCGAGACGATCACGTTCACTCCGCTGCGAATACCGCTGATCAGCGGCCTGGACGGCGAGATGCGGCCGGTGGGCTGGGTGCCCGACGCGGACCACCTCATCCGGCACGCCCGCCGCCCGGTCCGCTTCGACCTGGCCATGGCCACGGCAGCCCGCGAGGGATACCAGGACTTCCTGGAGATCGGCCCCGGAGCCACCCTGGCGGGCCTGGGCCGCCACTGCGTCCCGGACAGCCGCTGGCTGTCCGGACTGCTGCCCGCGCTGGCCGAGCTGTACCGCAGGGGTCACCCACTGAACTGGCGGGCCCTGACCGCCGAAGGCACCCGCGTCCCCCTCCCCGGACCCCCGCGCCGCCCCCGGACCTTCCCGGCGTGGCGGGCCGAAGGACCGGGCGACACCCCGCCGGTGCGGACCCCGGCACCGGCCGACGCGGCCACGACCCATGGTGGCCCGGCATCTTCGGCCCCGGCATCCGGCGCTGCCGCCTGTCGCGCGGGGGCCGGGCGGCCACCGTCATCGGACAGCCTGAGTGAGGAGCGTGCACCGGAGCCCGAGGTGTCGGTCGACGGTCCGGGATCGCCCGGACCGGCGGGAGCCGCGCAGAGCGACTCCGCCCGGGCGGACGGCGCCCTCGCGCCCGTAAGGGCCGAACCGTCCGCCGAGGCCGATGTGCTGGCGGTGGTCGCGGAGCTGACGGCGCGCAAACTCGGCGTGGAAGCCGCGGAGGTCCGTCCGGACTCCTCCTTCTTCGCCCTGGGCGCCGACTCGCTCGCGCTCATGGGAATGACGGCCGAACTGTCGCAGCGGTACGGCGTACGCGTCCCCGTACGCGACCTGTTCTCCGACGCGGACACCCCGCAACGCCTCGCCGCCCTGATCACGGCCCGGGGTGGCACCGCACCGTGGCCCACGGCCCCCGCGCCGTCCGCGCCTTCGAGTGGCACGGACGCCGCACCCGCGGTGGATACGCCGACCGCGGCGATATCCGCCGACGGGGCCGGCGCACCGGACCGGCCGGGCGGGGCACACCTCCCGCCGGACGCCGCTCCCGCCGATGAGGCGCCGACGGCCCCCGCACCGCAGGTGACCGGCGCGACGGCGGCCACCGAGGTGGTCGTCGAGCAACTGCGCACCACCCGTCACCTCGTGGACCAGGTGACCGAGCTGATGTCCCGCCAGCTCGACCTGCTCTCCGCCGGCAGCGCGCCGGGCGAGCCGGCTGCCGAGCCGGCCCCCTCGGCGGCCCGCGACCGGGAGCCCGTTGCCGCGCTCCCGCCCGTGCCGGCCGCCGCACCCGAGCCCGTGGCGCCACCCACCGCCCCGGCCCCCGTGGTGCCGGTACCCGGCCACCCCGCACCCGTGACCACCCGGGCCCCGGCCCCCGCCCCCGTACCCACCGCCGCACCGGCCGGCGTGCCCGATTTCAGTCTGTACTTCTTCGGCGACTATCCCGAGGAGCAGCAGCGCGACAAGTACGAACTCATCATGGCGGCCGGTGAGTTCGCCGACCAGCACGGCTTCCACGCCCTGTGGTTCCCCGAACGGCACTTCGACTCCTTCGGCGCGCTGTTCCCCAACCCCTCCGTGCTCGCCGCCGCACTCGCGGCCAGGACCCGGCGGGTACGGCTGCACGCCGGCTCCGTCGTGCTGCCGCTGCACCACCCGGCCCGGGTCGCCGAGGAGTGGTCCGTCGTGGACAACATCTCCGGCGGCCGGGCCGGCATCTGCGTCGCCAGCGGCTGGCACGCCCGCGACTTCTCGCTCGCACCCCAGAACTACGGCCGGCACCGCGAGCTGATGTACGAACAGCTGGAGACGGTGCGGCAGCTGTGGTCCGGCGACCCCGTGGAGGTCACCGCCGGGGACGGCACGGCCACCGAGATACGGCTGCACCCGCGCCCCCTCCAGGAACAACCGCCGCTGTACGTGGCCGTCGTCGGCAACCCGGACAGCTACCGCCGGGCCGCCCGCGAGGACCTGGGCATCGTCACCAACCTGATGGCGCAGACCGTCGAGCAACTCGCCGAGAACATCGCCCTCTACCGGAGCACCCGCGCCGAACACGGCCTGGACCCGGCGGCCGGACGCGTCGTGGTACTCGTGCACACCTTCCTCGGCGAGGACGCCGCGGCGGCCAGGGCCGAGGCGTACCAGCCCTTCCTCTCCTATCTGCGCTCCTCGCTCGCCCTGTTCAACCAGGTCACCAACAGCCTCGGCGTCGAGGTCGACCTGGAGAACACCGACCCCGAGGACGTCGACTTCCTGCTGGGCCGCGCCTACGAGCGGTACTGCGCCGACCGCGCCCTGATCGGCGACGAGAAGGACGCCGCCGCGACCGTCCGGTCCCTGACCGACGCCGGTGCCGACGAGATCGCCTGCTTCGTCGACTTCGGCGTGGCCCCCCAGCGGGTGCTCGACGCACTGCCGCTGCTCGACCGGCTGCGCACCTCCCTCCCCACCGGACGCCAGGCGTTGACCCCGGCCCAGCGGCGGATCTGGGTGCAGGAACAACTCCAGCCCGGCACCCGCATGTACCACGAGCCCAAGGCCATTCGCCTGGACGGCCCCCTGGACCCGGCCGCCGTACGGGGCGCCCTGGAGCGGGTCATCGCCCGCCAGCCGGCGCTGCGTACGGTCTTCCCCCAGTCCGACGGCGTCCCCCACCGGGAGGTGCGCGAGCACGTCACGATCGAGCTGCCGGTGGACGACCACAGCGGCGCCACCGAGGAAGAAGCCCTGCGCGCCGTGCTCGACCGCACCGCGGGCGAGGTCCTCGACCTCGCGCGGGGCCCGCTGCTGGCCGCCCGGCTGCTGCGCCTGGCCCCGGACCGGCACCTGTTGTTCCTCGTCGTCCACCACCTGGTCGTGGACTCCGCCTCCACGGCCGTCCTCGCCCGCGACCTCACCGCCGAACTGCGCTCCTGGCCGCTGCCCGCCGGCCTGCCACCGCTCACCCCGTCCGCCGTCCCGCCGCCACCGGGGCCCGAACACATCGCCGCCGACCTGGAGTTCTGGCGCGGTGAACTCGCCGGTGTGCCCGACCTGACGCTGCCCACCGACCACCCGCGCCCGGCGGTGCGCACCGGCGCCGGGGCCGCTCTCAGCCACGAGCTGGACGGCGCGCTGATGGCGGACCTGGGCCGGTACTGCGCCGAGCGGCGCGCCACCGTGTTCATGGCCATGACCGCCGCCATCGGTGCGGTGCTCGGCCGCTTCAGCGGCACCACCGACCTCGTCCTCGGGACGGCGGTCGACGCCCGGCCCCCGGACGCCGCGCACGAGGTCGGACTCTTCCTCGACACCGTCGCGCTGCGCGTCGATCTCAGCGGCGACCCCGACTTCGGGACGGTGCTGCACCGGGTGCGGGACCGCAGCACGGCCGCCTACGAACACCGCGAGGTGCCCTTCGACGACCTGGTGCGTGCCCTGAACCCGCGCCGCGACCCGGGCCGCAACCCGCTGTTCCAGGTGATGGTGGAGTACGAGCGGCAGACCGCGTCCGACCTGCTGGACGTACCCAGCGACCGCGCGCCGTTCGACCTCAGCTTCTACCTCACCCACCACGGTGACGGGTTGCGGTTCATGGCCGAGTACGACACCGCGCTCTTCACCGAACGCACCGTGCGCCGGCTGATCGGCTCCGTCGAGCAGACGCTGCGGCACGTCCTGCGGACCCCGGACGCCCCGCTGTCCGAACTGACCGCGCCGACCGACGCCGACCGGGCCGAACTGCTCGCCCACCACACCCCGGAACCGCCCGCCCACCCCGGCGCGGACGACACCCTGCACGCGCTGTTCGAGCGGCAGGCGGGGCGGACCCCGGACGCCCCCGCCCTGCGCACGGCGGCCGACGGGAGCACCCTCACCTACCGCGAACTGCGCGACCGTGCCCACGCCCTCGCCCATCTGCTGCGCGCCCAGGGCGCACGGCGCGGCGAGCGGGTCGCCGTGCTGCTGCCGCGCGGCCCCGAGCTGATCACCGCGCTGCTGGCGGTCCTGGGCAGCGGCGCCGCCTATCTGCCGCTCGACCCCGCGCTGCCGGCGGCCCGCCTGGCGGAGCTCGCGCGCGACGGCGGGCCCACGCTGCTGCTCAGCGGCGCGGGGCTGCCCACCGAGCAGTACGGTGCCCTCGCCGCGGAGACCGGCGTGCCCGTGCTGCTGATGCCGCGGACGCTGGACACGGCCGGTGCCCAGGCGGGGCCGCCGGCAGATCCCGCCGGCCCCGACGACCCGGCCTACTGCCTCTACACCTCCGGCTCCACCGGCCGCCCCAAGGGCGTGATCGTGCCGCACCGCGGCCCGGCCATGCTGGTACGCGGCCATCTCGCGGCACACCCCGCGCTGCGCACCCTCCAGTGGACCTCGCCCGCCTTCGACGTCAGCGTGCAGGAGATCTTCACCACCCTGGCGGCCGGCGCCGAACTCGTCCTGATCGACGAGGCGGTACGGCACGACCCGGCCGCCGTCGCGGCGGCGGTGCGCGAGCACGCCGTCGAGCGGATGTTCATGCCCTGCACCCCGCTGCGCTATCTGATGGAGACGGAGCCCCGCCTGCCGTCCCTGCGCGAGCTGTTCTCGGCCGGGGAACCCCTGGAACTCACCCCCGCCTTCCGGCGCTTCCGCGCCGCGCATCCGCAGTGCGAGCTGTTCAACCAGTACGGGCCCACCGAGGGGTCGATCGTCGTCACCTCGCACCGGGTGAGCGAGGACCGGCCGCCGATCGGCCGCCCGCTCCCCGGGGTGCGGATCCGGCTGCTGGACGCCGCCGGGGCCGAGGTCCCGGTGGGCGCGGTCGGCGAGATCGAGATCGGCGGCCCCGCGGTGGCGCACGGCTACCACGGCAGGCCCGACGAGAGCGCCGCCGTCTTCTCCACCGGCCCGGACGGCGTGCGGACCTACCGCACGGGGGATCTCGGCCGCTGGCAGGCGGACGGCACCCTCGCCTTCCTGGGGCGCACCGATGACCAGGTGAAGATCCGCGGGTTCCGGGTGGAACCGGCCGAGGCGCGGGCGGCGCTGACCCGGCTGCCCGGAGTCCGGGAGGCGGCGGTGCTCGCCCGCCGCGACCGGCGCGGTGAGGCCGAACTGGTCGCGTACGTGGTGACGGAGCCGGGGACGGACACCGGCGCACTGCGGGCCGCGCTCCGCGACACCCTGCCGGGGCACCTGGTGCCCCGCCACTGGGTGCCGCTGGAGCGGCTGCCGGTCAACGCCTCGGGCAAGCTGGACCGGGACCGGCTTCCCGACCCGGCCCCGGCCACCGGCACGGGCGAGGATCCCGGTGAGCCGGTCGAGGAGCCCGGCACTCCGCTGGAGAAGTCGCTGCACGACCTGTGGTGCGACGAGCTGGACCTGCCGGGCGGGATCTGTGTCACCCGGTCCTTCTTCCAGCTCGGCGGCCACTCGCTGAGCGCCATCCGGCTGGTGCACCGGATGAACGAGGAGCACGGCCGCACCGGCCGGACACTCACGATGGCCGGTTTCTTCGGGGCCCCCACGGTCCGGGCCGCCGCCGCGCACTTCGAGGCCGGGGACGGGGCCGGGAGCCCGATCGCGACAGAGGCCGGTCCGCGCTCCGGCGCCGCGACCGGGCAGGAAGGACGGAGCGGGGTGGAGACGGTCCCCGCGACGTCCCTGCTGCGGCGGCTGGCACAGCGGCACCGCGCGAACCCCAACCCGGCCGTCTACAACGTCGCCCACCGCCTGGAGCTGACCGGGGACCTCGACCCGGCCGCCCTGACCGGCGCGCTGCGCGCCCTGGTGGCGCGGCACGCCGCGCTGCGGCTGCGGCTGACCGGCGACCGGGCCGAGTTCCCGGCGGACGTTCCCTTCGACGTCCCCGTGGCGGACCTGACCGAGGCGGAGACCGACGCCTTTTGCCAGGAGGCCGCCGGGCAGCCCTTCGATCTGGAGCGGGCCCCGCTGTTCCGCTTCCGGCTCGGCCGCCTCGCCCCGGACCGCTGGCTGCTGGTGGTGGTGCTGCACCACGCGGTCTGCGACGGCTGGTCGATGGGCCTGCTGTGGCGCGACCTGTCCGCCCTGTACGCGGGCCGGACCCTGCCGCGGCCGGCGGCCGACTTCCCGGAGTACGCCCGCTGGGCGGCCGAGCAGGTGACCGGGGAACGCCGCGCCGAACTGGAGCGGTTCTGGCGCGGCGAACTGGACGGGGTGCCGCTGCGGCCCGTACTCCCCTACGACCGCCCGCGCCCGCCGGTGCTGTCGGGACGGGGCGCGCTGCACACCTTCACCCTGGACGGCGAGCTGCCGGCCCAGATCCGGGAGACGGCCACGGAGCTGGGCGGCACCCCGTACACGGTGCTGGCCGGGGCGTTCGCCGTGTGGCTGGCCCGGCTCGGCGGCCGGTCCGATGTGGTGCTGGCGGCGTCCAGCGCCAACCGGGTGGCCCGCCGGGAGCACGAGGAGGTGTTCGGCATGCTGGGCGAGGCGGTGGCGCTGCGCGCCCGGCTCCCCGAGGCGGACACGTTCGCCCATCTGGTGGCGCGACTGGGCCCCGCGCTGTTCACGGCGATGGACCATCAGGCGCTGCCGCTGGCGGAGGTGGTGCGGCTGGTGGCACCGGAGTACGGGGCCGGACCGTTCCCCGCGGTGCTGTTCACGGTCGTGACCACCGAACCGCCGGCGGTGGAACTGCCCGGGGTCCGCACGACCGTACGGTCGCTGCCGGTCTCCGGCACCGCGCGGACCGAGCTGTACGTGGTGCTGACCCCTCGTCCGGACCGGCTCACCGTGACCCTGGAGTACTCCACGGATCTGTTCGACGCCGCCACGATCGAGGCGTGGGGAGGTGATCTCGCCGACCTGCTGGCGCGGCTGCTGGCCGATCCGCACGCCCCGCTGCCCGGCACCGGCGCGGACGACGCGCGGTAGGGTCGGGCGCCGGCGGCACGGCATCCGTGCCGCCGGCGGCGATCGAGCGGACAAGGGGCCGGCATGGCACGGGGGAGCGGCAGAGCGGACACCTGGCTGATCGTGCTCGGGCAGAGCAGCCAGGCGCTCGGCATGGGCGGCATCGCCCTGTTCCTGCCGCTCATCCGCGAGGACCTGGGGCTGTCCTTCGCGCAGGCCGGGCAGCTCGCGGCCATCGCGACGCTCGTGTACGCCCTGATGCAGGTGCCCGCGGGCTGGCTGACGGACCGCTACTCGCCGAAGCTGCTGTTCTGCGTGGGGGTGGTGGGCACCAACGCGACGGCGCTGGCCTTCGCGGTCCTCCACCCCTACGGCTGGCTGCTGGCGGTGCAGGCGGTGTCGGGACTGTTCCGCTCCCTGATCTTCGCCCCGGGCATGATGCTCATCAGGGAGCAGTTCCCGGCCGACCGCAAGGCCACGGCGATGGGCCTGTACGTGGCGGGCGGCTTCGCCTCCAGCGTCCTGCTGAACACCCTGGGCCCGCTGGTGGTCGGCCCGCTCGGCTGGCGCTGGCTGTTCGTGATCTTCGGCGCGACCGGGGTGCTGTGGGCGGTGCTCTACCACCGGGTGGGCACCGATCCGCACCGCGAACCCGGGTCCTTCCCCCGGCTCACGGAGATCCGGCGGCTGTTCGGACATCCGGCGCTGTGGCTGATCGGCGTCATCCAGTTCGCCCGCCTGGCCACCGCGCAGGGACTGGCCTTCTGGCTGCCGAGCTATCTGGTGGCCGAGCACGACATGTCCCTGTCGGGGGCGGGGGCGATCGCGGCCGTCAGCGCGCTGATCACCGCGCCGTCCAATCTGCTGGGCGGCTGGCTCTCGGACCGGCTGGGCCGCCCGCTGCTGGTCATCACCATCGCGCTGACCGCGCTGTGCGCCTCGCTGGCCGTACTGCCGCTGGTGGACGGGGTGGTGCCGCTGCTGCTGGTGATCGGGGTGAACGCCCTGTTCGTCCAGCTGTACTTCGGCCCGCTGTTCGGTGTGGGACTCCACTATCTGGGGCAGCGCACGGCGGGCTTCAGCTCCGGGTTCGGGAACTTCTGCGCCAACGCCGGGGGCTTCGCCGCCATTTCCGCGCTGGGCACGATCAAGGACAGCACGGGGTCCTTCACGCTGGGATTCCAGCTGCTGGCCGGTCTGTACGCCGCGGCCCTGCTCGCCGTCCTGGCCCTGACCCGCACCACCCCGCTGACCGAGCGCCCCGCAACCGAGCGGGCCCCCACCGCGCCCGCCACCCCGGCCCAGCCGGACCCCGAACCCGGCCGCTGACCGGCGGGCGCACACGCCCCCACCGCCGGCCACGGCGCCGTCATCGAGCCCGCACACCGGGGTCCTGGACCGGTGTGCGCGGCGAGCGCACGACGGCCGCGACCGCACAGCGCGCCGGCATCCCGGCCCGCGTGTCGCAAATGTTCCCTGCGTCCCCGGGCGTGGATGATCGCGTGTGATCTCTCCGGCCCGGAAGGAACACC
It contains:
- a CDS encoding hybrid non-ribosomal peptide synthetase/type I polyketide synthase, whose product is MNVARRDAQYLGPELEFTEDDAPDLVRALQRAARRAPDAGVITVTPDGTSSTFQTYPELLLRARRLLNGLREHGVRPGDPVVLCGLPLDAFFPAFWACVLGGARPVAIADRAEAGAPALNRLRQVCDLLDAPLVLTDRSGAAGLSRTDPALRAVAAEDCATGPEALDLDADADIVVPDGADIAVLMLSSGSTGAPKAAQLTHHGLAVFAASSRRILDLGPDDTTVNWLPVDHSGAFLLYHVLAVFTGTTNVHAPTDLVLADPLRWLDLLETHRATHSWAPAFGFSLVTEALAAPGGARARDLSRVRSLLSGGERIAEPVMRRFLTATGPFGLRAEHLMTAWGMAETTTAITFGRLDRPGTVQRVLRGSLTGEVSPAPQDAPESEVLTFVACGAPAHRSAIRVVDDAGRVLPERWIGRLQVSSPRVIPGYANAPEADAIAFPDGSRWLETGDLAYLADGQLVMTGRRKDVIILNGLNVLSQEVEEAAASADGVRTGDVAACGVPGEGDKGESLAVFFVGGSGPAADATTAQKIRAALFGRLRLTADRVIPVPAAGFPRTPAGKIRRAELLERLLAGAFDGPEIPTGAPDGGPGTSTRPAHQGPDVRTVVADEVAAVLGRPVTGAQDTPFYELGLDSIRMVRLRARLEEVLGRPVPQTALFEHPTVTALGARLAEDSGPVPAPSAPEAERTEAPDRRIAVIGMAARFPGAADTDAYWRNLYEGVDSVHTFAGRDGDRIPVIGALDGIDDFDAESFGIAPREAGATHPAHRLFLEVCRRALEHSGHAGDEGDQRIGVFAGSGMQLYGHQEGGPGSGAAAGDPVEAMQWAMGTQPDFLATRVAYRLGLTGPAIGVQTACSSSLVAVHLAAQSLLSGDADMALAGAAAVHTAQDTGYRSHPGSILSPSGRCRPFDAAADGTVGGNGVAAVVLKRLDRALADGDTVHAVILGSAVNNDGSGKVGFSAPGVAGQVAVVRDALRAAGITGDTVSYVEAHGTGTALGDPVEFEALSRALGEGTDRTGFCAVGSVKSSIGHLDTCAGLAGLIKTVLMLRHRTLLPTLHLRTPHPALPLTDGPLTLPTARGAWQPRPGIPRRAGVSALGVGGTNAHVILEEAPPVPAREEAAARPVLLPLSARDTAALSELATELAAHLRQHPGLDPADVSTTLTLGRTHHTGARAAVIGESVEELIAALESLEPGHSPAPAPGRLAFAFSGQGAPEGTLEALAAYLSVTEDAPQPLLFAAQTALVERWASLGVRPDVVLAHSLGEYAALCAAGGLSAADALYLTTERGSLMRRLAPPGGAVALRADLATAERIAQAGGVEVAAVNGPRSLVLSGAEPAIARTRELLDAEGIRWQALPVDRAFHSATLDAALDAFRERAETITFTPLRIPLISGLDGEMRPVGWVPDADHLIRHARRPVRFDLAMATAAREGYQDFLEIGPGATLAGLGRHCVPDSRWLSGLLPALAELYRRGHPLNWRALTAEGTRVPLPGPPRRPRTFPAWRAEGPGDTPPVRTPAPADAATTHGGPASSAPASGAAACRAGAGRPPSSDSLSEERAPEPEVSVDGPGSPGPAGAAQSDSARADGALAPVRAEPSAEADVLAVVAELTARKLGVEAAEVRPDSSFFALGADSLALMGMTAELSQRYGVRVPVRDLFSDADTPQRLAALITARGGTAPWPTAPAPSAPSSGTDAAPAVDTPTAAISADGAGAPDRPGGAHLPPDAAPADEAPTAPAPQVTGATAATEVVVEQLRTTRHLVDQVTELMSRQLDLLSAGSAPGEPAAEPAPSAARDREPVAALPPVPAAAPEPVAPPTAPAPVVPVPGHPAPVTTRAPAPAPVPTAAPAGVPDFSLYFFGDYPEEQQRDKYELIMAAGEFADQHGFHALWFPERHFDSFGALFPNPSVLAAALAARTRRVRLHAGSVVLPLHHPARVAEEWSVVDNISGGRAGICVASGWHARDFSLAPQNYGRHRELMYEQLETVRQLWSGDPVEVTAGDGTATEIRLHPRPLQEQPPLYVAVVGNPDSYRRAAREDLGIVTNLMAQTVEQLAENIALYRSTRAEHGLDPAAGRVVVLVHTFLGEDAAAARAEAYQPFLSYLRSSLALFNQVTNSLGVEVDLENTDPEDVDFLLGRAYERYCADRALIGDEKDAAATVRSLTDAGADEIACFVDFGVAPQRVLDALPLLDRLRTSLPTGRQALTPAQRRIWVQEQLQPGTRMYHEPKAIRLDGPLDPAAVRGALERVIARQPALRTVFPQSDGVPHREVREHVTIELPVDDHSGATEEEALRAVLDRTAGEVLDLARGPLLAARLLRLAPDRHLLFLVVHHLVVDSASTAVLARDLTAELRSWPLPAGLPPLTPSAVPPPPGPEHIAADLEFWRGELAGVPDLTLPTDHPRPAVRTGAGAALSHELDGALMADLGRYCAERRATVFMAMTAAIGAVLGRFSGTTDLVLGTAVDARPPDAAHEVGLFLDTVALRVDLSGDPDFGTVLHRVRDRSTAAYEHREVPFDDLVRALNPRRDPGRNPLFQVMVEYERQTASDLLDVPSDRAPFDLSFYLTHHGDGLRFMAEYDTALFTERTVRRLIGSVEQTLRHVLRTPDAPLSELTAPTDADRAELLAHHTPEPPAHPGADDTLHALFERQAGRTPDAPALRTAADGSTLTYRELRDRAHALAHLLRAQGARRGERVAVLLPRGPELITALLAVLGSGAAYLPLDPALPAARLAELARDGGPTLLLSGAGLPTEQYGALAAETGVPVLLMPRTLDTAGAQAGPPADPAGPDDPAYCLYTSGSTGRPKGVIVPHRGPAMLVRGHLAAHPALRTLQWTSPAFDVSVQEIFTTLAAGAELVLIDEAVRHDPAAVAAAVREHAVERMFMPCTPLRYLMETEPRLPSLRELFSAGEPLELTPAFRRFRAAHPQCELFNQYGPTEGSIVVTSHRVSEDRPPIGRPLPGVRIRLLDAAGAEVPVGAVGEIEIGGPAVAHGYHGRPDESAAVFSTGPDGVRTYRTGDLGRWQADGTLAFLGRTDDQVKIRGFRVEPAEARAALTRLPGVREAAVLARRDRRGEAELVAYVVTEPGTDTGALRAALRDTLPGHLVPRHWVPLERLPVNASGKLDRDRLPDPAPATGTGEDPGEPVEEPGTPLEKSLHDLWCDELDLPGGICVTRSFFQLGGHSLSAIRLVHRMNEEHGRTGRTLTMAGFFGAPTVRAAAAHFEAGDGAGSPIATEAGPRSGAATGQEGRSGVETVPATSLLRRLAQRHRANPNPAVYNVAHRLELTGDLDPAALTGALRALVARHAALRLRLTGDRAEFPADVPFDVPVADLTEAETDAFCQEAAGQPFDLERAPLFRFRLGRLAPDRWLLVVVLHHAVCDGWSMGLLWRDLSALYAGRTLPRPAADFPEYARWAAEQVTGERRAELERFWRGELDGVPLRPVLPYDRPRPPVLSGRGALHTFTLDGELPAQIRETATELGGTPYTVLAGAFAVWLARLGGRSDVVLAASSANRVARREHEEVFGMLGEAVALRARLPEADTFAHLVARLGPALFTAMDHQALPLAEVVRLVAPEYGAGPFPAVLFTVVTTEPPAVELPGVRTTVRSLPVSGTARTELYVVLTPRPDRLTVTLEYSTDLFDAATIEAWGGDLADLLARLLADPHAPLPGTGADDAR
- a CDS encoding MFS transporter; translation: MARGSGRADTWLIVLGQSSQALGMGGIALFLPLIREDLGLSFAQAGQLAAIATLVYALMQVPAGWLTDRYSPKLLFCVGVVGTNATALAFAVLHPYGWLLAVQAVSGLFRSLIFAPGMMLIREQFPADRKATAMGLYVAGGFASSVLLNTLGPLVVGPLGWRWLFVIFGATGVLWAVLYHRVGTDPHREPGSFPRLTEIRRLFGHPALWLIGVIQFARLATAQGLAFWLPSYLVAEHDMSLSGAGAIAAVSALITAPSNLLGGWLSDRLGRPLLVITIALTALCASLAVLPLVDGVVPLLLVIGVNALFVQLYFGPLFGVGLHYLGQRTAGFSSGFGNFCANAGGFAAISALGTIKDSTGSFTLGFQLLAGLYAAALLAVLALTRTTPLTERPATERAPTAPATPAQPDPEPGR